The Bacteroidota bacterium genome includes a region encoding these proteins:
- a CDS encoding TonB-dependent receptor, with translation MKLKILGSLLLMLLALSSFAQNGTISGKVVDEATGEEMVGVTIQVLNNGKFTTTDLFGDYAIRDLAPGTYTIEVKYVSYSTKRISDIIVAKGANVTVNVTMQEVISEVGEVVVEATYKKESINALLVQQKTAIQIGDGISADIIKQSPVSNSGDVLKKVSGASIQGGKFAVIRGLNDRYNTAYLNGAPLPSTEPDRRAFSFDIIPAGMLDNMVISKAATPDMPGDFSGGIIQLNTRDFPAANYYNFSLSTGYNTVTTGKTFFDYEGGSLDWAGFDNSRKLPEGLTQDNLGRMEKTTANSQKFKNDWGSTKMTAMPNASLSFSMGQVFKKDSSESEFASVFGLSYSHSYKTNPIRRQQRLVESTDNQLLLDVNDTQYITEVLWGALWNLSYKINKNNKISLKNLYNVNAEDQTIHRWGTNYDADQNQKAESYFYTQNHIYSAQLTGEHMFPKNKIKFTWTGGYNNIQRDIPNYRIIQYQKGTTAPDSTYNVFLGPAPSERFGARFFQRLKEELASVGGDVLIPLKQIRSVKTDMKVGAYFQTRSRSFDARFTGYTANIGGLDPRFYLPVDKIFAQENGFLMAEATNPNDKYTASSDLRAAYIMFDNRIGRRIRAVWGVRYESFVQRLDSRKQGSGDPVSIGKENADPLPSINLTYEMSATTNIRASYSRTVSRPEFRELAPFGFFDYNNFSVVTGNDSLVRATINNFDIRYEIYPGEGQLLSVSAFYKDFTNPIEGIIIPNAGAGSFNASYKNAPKATLYGIEIEARRNLGFIKKNSEFFKNFVLFGNFAYIIGEVDLSNVTSSTQKSRPMQGQSPYVLNVGAQMKELKSGLQIATSVNRVGRRIVFVGTGDAGLFPHLWENPRTVWDLQISRKFGKFDLKLSVSDILAQKLIFYQDRNKNGKMDSFESNEDIHFTSYTQGRTISFGASYSLR, from the coding sequence ATGAAATTAAAAATCCTGGGTTCTTTATTGTTAATGCTATTGGCATTATCATCGTTTGCCCAAAACGGCACTATTTCAGGAAAAGTGGTTGATGAAGCAACCGGCGAAGAAATGGTGGGCGTTACCATACAGGTACTAAACAACGGTAAGTTTACTACAACCGATCTTTTTGGCGACTATGCCATCCGCGATTTAGCCCCCGGTACTTACACCATAGAGGTTAAATACGTTTCTTACTCAACAAAACGCATCAGCGATATTATTGTTGCCAAAGGCGCTAACGTAACGGTTAACGTTACCATGCAGGAAGTGATAAGTGAAGTGGGCGAAGTAGTAGTTGAGGCTACCTATAAAAAGGAATCGATTAACGCACTGCTGGTTCAGCAAAAAACAGCTATCCAAATCGGTGACGGTATATCAGCCGACATTATAAAGCAATCACCTGTGAGCAACTCGGGCGATGTGCTTAAAAAGGTGAGCGGCGCCAGTATACAAGGCGGTAAGTTTGCGGTAATACGCGGCTTGAACGACCGTTATAACACAGCCTACCTGAACGGCGCACCACTACCCAGCACCGAACCTGACCGTCGTGCATTTTCGTTTGACATTATCCCTGCGGGTATGTTGGACAACATGGTGATTAGCAAAGCTGCTACACCTGATATGCCCGGTGATTTCTCGGGTGGTATTATCCAATTGAACACAAGGGATTTCCCCGCTGCTAATTATTACAACTTTTCACTTAGCACCGGATACAACACAGTTACTACCGGAAAAACATTTTTTGATTATGAAGGCGGAAGCCTTGACTGGGCCGGTTTTGATAACAGCCGCAAATTGCCCGAAGGCTTAACACAAGACAATTTAGGCAGGATGGAAAAAACAACTGCCAACTCGCAAAAGTTTAAAAACGATTGGGGTAGTACCAAAATGACGGCAATGCCCAACGCCAGCCTTTCATTCTCAATGGGACAAGTGTTTAAAAAAGACTCGTCTGAATCTGAATTTGCAAGTGTATTTGGACTTAGCTATAGCCACTCATACAAAACCAACCCTATACGCCGCCAACAACGTTTGGTAGAAAGTACCGATAACCAATTACTATTGGATGTAAACGATACCCAGTATATAACCGAAGTTTTGTGGGGTGCTTTGTGGAACTTGTCGTATAAAATCAACAAGAACAACAAAATATCGTTGAAAAACCTTTACAACGTTAATGCTGAAGACCAAACTATTCACCGTTGGGGAACCAACTACGATGCTGACCAAAACCAAAAGGCGGAGTCGTATTTTTATACCCAAAACCACATTTACTCAGCACAGCTTACCGGAGAACACATGTTCCCCAAAAACAAGATTAAATTTACTTGGACCGGCGGTTACAACAACATCCAACGCGATATACCTAATTACCGTATTATTCAATACCAAAAAGGAACTACAGCTCCTGATAGTACTTACAACGTATTCTTAGGGCCCGCCCCCAGTGAGCGTTTTGGCGCACGCTTTTTCCAACGCCTGAAAGAAGAGCTTGCCAGCGTAGGCGGTGATGTGTTGATTCCGTTGAAGCAAATACGCAGTGTAAAAACCGACATGAAGGTAGGTGCTTACTTCCAAACCCGTAGCCGTAGCTTTGATGCGCGCTTTACAGGTTATACCGCAAACATTGGCGGTTTAGACCCACGTTTCTACTTACCGGTTGATAAAATATTTGCACAAGAAAACGGGTTTTTGATGGCTGAAGCCACTAACCCTAACGATAAATACACTGCAAGCTCAGACTTGCGTGCTGCTTACATAATGTTTGACAACCGTATTGGCCGCAGGATTAGGGCTGTATGGGGTGTTCGCTACGAGAGCTTTGTACAACGTTTGGATTCGCGTAAGCAAGGTTCCGGTGACCCTGTGAGCATTGGCAAAGAAAACGCTGACCCATTGCCCTCTATCAACTTAACGTATGAAATGTCGGCCACAACCAACATTCGTGCATCATACAGCCGCACAGTTTCAAGGCCTGAGTTTAGGGAACTAGCCCCCTTCGGTTTCTTTGACTACAACAACTTTAGCGTAGTAACCGGTAACGATTCGTTGGTACGCGCTACAATTAACAACTTCGACATTCGCTACGAAATTTACCCCGGCGAAGGACAGCTACTTTCAGTATCTGCGTTTTATAAAGACTTTACAAACCCTATTGAAGGTATTATTATTCCTAACGCGGGTGCAGGTTCATTTAACGCATCTTACAAAAACGCCCCTAAAGCTACTTTGTACGGTATTGAAATAGAAGCCCGCCGCAACCTTGGCTTTATTAAAAAGAACAGCGAGTTCTTTAAGAACTTTGTGTTGTTTGGAAACTTTGCCTACATCATCGGTGAGGTAGATTTGAGCAACGTTACCAGCTCTACTCAAAAAAGCCGCCCAATGCAAGGTCAATCTCCTTACGTGTTGAACGTTGGTGCACAAATGAAGGAATTGAAATCAGGCTTGCAGATTGCAACATCGGTTAACCGTGTAGGTCGTCGTATTGTGTTTGTAGGTACAGGTGATGCAGGTTTGTTCCCTCACTTGTGGGAAAACCCACGTACCGTTTGGGATTTGCAAATAAGCCGCAAGTTTGGCAAGTTTGATTTGAAACTGAGCGTATCAGACATTCTTGCACAAAAACTAATCTTCTACCAAGACCGTAACAAAAACGGTAAGATGGATAGTTTTGAGAGCAACGAAGACATTCACTTTACCTCTTACACCCAAGGCCGTACAATCAGCTTTGGTGCCTCGTACAGCCTACGTTAA
- a CDS encoding 2OG-Fe(II) oxygenase yields the protein MKHISERLLVPETVAAMSNEFKTNHPYPHIIIDDFLKPETASAAFDNFPPYELFNKKYKGLNEKKAEGSNIEDFNPIFSEIINDLSSPDMYKWIQQVCNIKEEVVMTDDAEGRGLHQGGKGSFLDIHIDFNIHRKHNLHRRLNILIYLNKHWLPEYGGGLEMWNPDVTKMEKVAEPKFNRCLIFETNEISYHGYGRINVPENESRKSIYGYYYTQTRDGAVPYHDTVFKARPEEGKLKQIQTDLKETTKNTIKRVLKKVGITFK from the coding sequence ATGAAACATATCAGCGAAAGGTTGTTAGTCCCTGAAACCGTTGCCGCCATGTCGAACGAGTTTAAAACCAACCATCCGTACCCACATATAATTATCGATGATTTTTTAAAGCCTGAAACTGCCTCGGCAGCGTTTGACAACTTCCCTCCATACGAGTTGTTCAACAAAAAATACAAAGGGCTGAACGAGAAAAAGGCAGAAGGAAGTAACATTGAAGACTTTAACCCTATTTTCTCTGAAATCATCAACGATTTGTCATCGCCTGATATGTACAAATGGATACAACAGGTATGTAATATAAAAGAAGAAGTGGTGATGACTGACGATGCCGAAGGCCGCGGATTGCACCAAGGAGGCAAAGGCAGCTTTTTGGATATACACATCGATTTTAACATACATCGCAAACACAACCTGCACCGCAGGTTAAACATACTTATCTACCTTAATAAGCACTGGTTGCCCGAGTATGGGGGTGGCTTAGAAATGTGGAACCCCGATGTAACCAAAATGGAAAAGGTAGCAGAGCCTAAATTTAACCGCTGCCTTATTTTTGAAACGAACGAGATAAGCTACCACGGTTACGGTCGCATAAACGTACCCGAAAACGAAAGTCGTAAAAGCATTTACGGCTACTATTATACCCAAACCCGCGATGGTGCAGTACCCTATCACGACACAGTGTTTAAGGCACGTCCGGAGGAAGGAAAATTGAAGCAAATACAGACGGATTTGAAGGAAACTACTAAAAACACCATCAAAAGGGTGTTAAAAAAAGTAGGAATAACCTTTAAATAA
- the rlmB gene encoding 23S rRNA (guanosine(2251)-2'-O)-methyltransferase RlmB, with protein sequence MQQQVIYGVRPVIEAIEAGKTIDRVYIEENARGELVTQLRRMLKEQEIPHQILPQYRFFKVADRNKNHQGVVAYAALVEYQEIDEVVQQAFERGETPLVLVLDRITDVRNFGALARTAECMGVHALLIPSKGAAAINEDAIKTSAGALMKIPVCRTHNLKNALEYLHDSGLQLAAATEKGAVNCWQADLKTPLALIMGNEEEGVSPEYLKRCDTLLKVPMTGTIESLNVSVAAGMLLYECARQRGH encoded by the coding sequence ATGCAACAACAGGTAATATACGGTGTGAGGCCCGTAATTGAGGCTATTGAAGCCGGTAAAACCATCGATAGGGTATATATTGAAGAAAACGCACGGGGAGAACTGGTAACACAGCTTCGCCGAATGCTGAAAGAACAGGAAATTCCACACCAAATCCTGCCCCAATACCGCTTTTTTAAAGTAGCCGACCGTAACAAAAACCACCAAGGTGTGGTGGCGTATGCTGCATTGGTAGAGTATCAGGAAATTGATGAAGTGGTGCAACAAGCCTTTGAGCGCGGCGAAACTCCGTTAGTGTTGGTACTTGACCGCATTACCGATGTGCGCAACTTTGGTGCATTGGCCCGTACCGCAGAGTGTATGGGGGTTCATGCCCTGCTGATACCCTCAAAAGGGGCGGCAGCAATAAATGAAGACGCCATTAAAACCAGTGCGGGCGCATTGATGAAAATACCCGTGTGCCGTACCCATAACCTTAAAAACGCATTAGAATACCTGCACGACTCAGGCTTGCAACTGGCGGCTGCTACTGAAAAAGGAGCGGTAAACTGCTGGCAAGCCGACCTTAAAACTCCGCTGGCATTGATAATGGGCAACGAAGAAGAAGGTGTTTCGCCCGAATACCTGAAACGCTGCGACACCTTACTAAAAGTACCCATGACAGGCACAATAGAATCGTTAAACGTATCGGTAGCCGCCGGAATGTTGTTGTACGAATGTGCACGACAAAGAGGTCATTAG
- a CDS encoding rRNA methyltransferase, with protein sequence MIRELPEPFSIRMQQQLQTGFNEYVAAIGADAPVSLRINPEKIKTTLPYPKVAWCNDGYYLPARPVFTFDPLFQAGAYYVQEAASMFTGYALQQINPQNKAIKVLDLCAAPGGKSTQLVSTISKDSLLVANEVIKTRVGVLRDNLEKWGYPNTIVTNNDPKDFEALEGFFDVVVCDAPCSGEGLFRKEPESVKEWSEANVQLCSQRQQRILVSAIKTLKDGGHLIYSTCTHAPEENELNVEWMCREFGLEEVKLTLPQGAGIVESNIGYRFYPHLVKAEGFYCAVLQKKGDNETKLSRTKKPLFIAARKIGAELSNYFSADYPLAFFERNIMWCAFPAKYDEDLNLLAEKLYIVSFGTETGELMKGELLPAQGLANSIIRNKEIFESYELEITEAVKYLRKDAIFDDSGIKGWKLATFQGIGLGYFKNLGNRTNNYFPKERRILKTPLQEEIGTLTM encoded by the coding sequence ATGATAAGGGAATTGCCCGAGCCTTTTTCAATCAGGATGCAGCAACAACTGCAAACCGGATTTAACGAATATGTCGCTGCCATTGGTGCTGACGCACCGGTATCGTTACGGATAAACCCCGAAAAGATAAAAACAACGCTGCCTTACCCAAAGGTAGCTTGGTGCAACGACGGGTATTACCTGCCCGCTCGCCCTGTTTTTACCTTCGACCCCTTGTTTCAGGCAGGAGCCTACTATGTGCAAGAAGCGGCGAGTATGTTCACGGGCTATGCCCTGCAACAAATCAACCCGCAAAACAAAGCGATAAAAGTATTGGATTTGTGCGCAGCGCCGGGGGGTAAAAGCACTCAATTAGTAAGTACGATATCGAAAGACAGTCTATTGGTGGCAAACGAGGTGATAAAAACACGCGTGGGGGTATTGCGCGATAACCTTGAAAAATGGGGCTACCCCAACACCATTGTTACCAATAACGACCCTAAAGATTTTGAAGCCCTTGAAGGTTTTTTTGACGTAGTGGTTTGTGATGCACCGTGCAGCGGGGAAGGACTTTTCCGCAAAGAACCCGAATCAGTTAAAGAATGGAGCGAAGCCAACGTGCAACTGTGCAGTCAACGCCAGCAGCGCATATTGGTATCAGCCATCAAGACACTGAAAGACGGCGGGCACTTGATTTATTCAACCTGTACCCATGCTCCCGAAGAAAACGAACTAAACGTAGAGTGGATGTGCCGTGAATTCGGCCTTGAAGAAGTGAAACTGACATTACCCCAAGGCGCAGGCATTGTCGAGTCGAATATCGGGTATCGTTTTTATCCCCACTTAGTAAAAGCCGAAGGGTTTTATTGCGCGGTTTTGCAAAAGAAAGGCGATAACGAAACCAAGCTTTCAAGAACAAAGAAACCTCTTTTTATAGCGGCAAGAAAAATAGGCGCAGAACTATCCAACTACTTTAGCGCAGATTATCCGTTGGCCTTTTTCGAGCGTAATATCATGTGGTGTGCTTTTCCCGCGAAGTACGATGAAGACCTTAATCTGTTGGCAGAGAAACTGTACATTGTTTCATTCGGAACAGAAACAGGAGAGTTAATGAAAGGCGAGTTACTACCCGCACAAGGATTGGCCAACTCTATCATCCGCAACAAAGAAATTTTTGAAAGCTATGAGTTAGAAATAACCGAGGCGGTAAAGTATTTACGCAAAGACGCCATTTTTGACGATAGCGGCATCAAAGGCTGGAAACTTGCTACTTTTCAGGGCATCGGCCTGGGTTACTTCAAAAACCTTGGCAACCGCACCAACAATTATTTCCCCAAAGAGCGCAGGATTTTAAAAACCCCTTTGCAAGAAGAAATAGGTACGCTTACAATGTAA